AGGGAAAATTTGTTTCCATGGTTTCTCATGAATTCCGTACTCCACTGAATATTATTTCTTTTTCTACCAGCCTTTTAAAACGTCATCTCAACCAATGGAATGAAGCCAAACAGCTTAAATATCTCAATCGTCTACAAACCGCTGTAGAACATTTGAGCCATTTAATGGATGAAGTCTTGATAATTGGTAGAGCAGAAGCGGGAAAATTAAACTTTAACCCTCAACTATTAAATTTGAATTCATTCTGTCACAGTTTATTGGCGGAAATAAATTTAAGCCAGCCTAATCACCAAAAAATTGACTTTGTTAACTTGTCAAAGCGTAAAACTATTTTGGCAGATAAGAAATTACTCAAGCTAGTTTTAGTAAATTTGCTGGGTAACGCAATTAAGTATTCCCCTGCTGATAGCACGATTAAGTTTAGCGTCTCGTGGGATAACGAACAAATAGTTTTTGAAATAGCAGATTGCGGCATTGGGATTTCTCCTGACGAACAGCCCAAAATCTTTGAGCCTTTTCATCGCAGTAACAATGTTGGTGATTTACCTGGTCATGGTTTAGGTCTGGCGATCGCCAAGAAACTTGTCGAATTGCAAGGCGGGCAAATTTCTTTAGAAAGCCAAGTAGACCTGGGCAGTACGTTTGTAGTCAAAATACCTTTAAAATCACCACAAATATTAGTAAGTCGAGAATAAAAGCACAAATCAGCGAAAATAGTCATTTTACTCGATTTATCAGCCGAAAATCTAAATAAGCGGTAGTCTTGGCTAAAGATTATGTACTGTAATCTTATTAGGCATCAATTAAGGTAAAAGTTGAATTACCATTGTTTGTGCCAAAGACACTTCAAACTGATAATAAGCTGTCGAGAAGACTAATGAACAAAATTTTAATAATCGAAGATGAACGAGAAACCAGAGATATGTTCATAGAAGCACTGACAGAAGAAGGGTTTGAAACGATTGGCGCGAAAAATGGTCGAGTGGGAATTCAAAAAACACAAAAATATCTTCCAGATTTAATTATTTGTGATGTGACTATGCCTGAACTGAACGGTTATCAAGTTTTGACTACTTTACGTCAAAATCCTCGCACGGCAGCGATTCCTTTCATTTTTATGTCCGCTTTATCTGACGAAGCAGAACGTCATGAAGCAATGCGACTGGGAGCAAATGACTATTTAACCAAACCCTGTACGGTAGAGAAATTACTACAGGCGATTGCCAAATTTTTTAATTCCATTGACAGACAACGAATCTAAGTATTCCCTAACCAAATAAATACCTAAAATATTGGAGCAAGAATAATGAGTAAGGTTTTAGTAATCGAAGATGAAGCCCAAACCAGAGAAATCTTTTTAGACTGCTTAGAAGCAGAAGGTTTTGAAGGGATTGAAGCAAAAAATGGTCGCATTGGAGTGGAAAAAGCACGAGAACAATCACCTGATTTGGTAGTTTGCGATATTCTTCTACCCGAACTAAACGGTTATGAGGTGCTTAAAACCTTACGTCAAAATCCCATAACTGCAACTATTCCCTTTATTTTTTTAACGGGTAAAGCTGGCAAAGCCGAACTAAGACAGGGGATGCAAATGGGTGCAGACGACTATCTAACTAAACCCTCTACCGCCGAAGAATTTTTAGACGCGATCGCCACCCAGCTAGCCAAGCGCGAAGCACTTAAACAATTATACGCTGCCCAATTTCAACAGTTAACCTCCGAAGTTGAAGCTGACTCTAACTCGATTCTGCCATCTACACCCAATCCACAACTGCAAGAAATTTTTGATTATATCGAAGCTCATTATCATGAATCTATTAGCTTGATTGATGTAGCGACATCGGTGGGTTACTCTTCAGCCTATTTAACCGATTTAGTTAAACGCCAGACAGGAACATCCATCAACCGCTGGATCATCAAGCGTCGTCTCGCTGCTGCCGAAGCTTTACTTCAAGAAACCAACTATTCAATCGAACAAATTGCTGAAGAAATTGGTTATCTCAATCCTGGTCACTTTTTCCGCCAGTTTCGTAAATATGTCGGAACTACACCGAAAGTTTGGCGTAAAGCTCATCGGGGTTATTGAAAATTACTTTAAGGATGAGGAGTTATGGCAAGAATCGTGATGACTCCTTTTCCACGACCATAATGCCAAAAGATTCCAAAAGCTTCTAGCAGAAATTTCAGCTTAAACTGCACTAATCTTCAATCTCCAAATCTACATATTGAGAAAAATCACCCAAATCGCGACCTTTTTCGGTGGAGGCTTGTTTAATTCCGCGTTTGACTGAAGCTAAAGCATTAGGATTTTGCCATAACCATAGCTCCCTTTCGGGTATGCTCACTACAGGATCTAGCAAAATTTGTCCCTCGTCATTTATCATGACACGATAGCTTTTACCTTTGACTACTCGACCTAAAGTCAAGCGTCCTCTACTATCCGATTGAGTAACTTCTTTTACTACTCGAAAGTCTTGTTCCTGCATATATATTTAATTAATACCAAAAAACAGTTTTTGAACTATTTATATACGAATCCCAGAGTTTTCTAGCTGTTTTTGTAGTGGTGGGTAAATGGGCAACATTTATCTACTAGAAAAATAATTTTGCAATGCAACCATAGCAATTAATATCAAGGGTTCAGAAACAGAAAGCGATCGCACTACCTATTACAAAAAAGGCGATCGCATTTAGTATCGGTAATTTCTTGGCGATCGCCTAAATATTGTCTTGATTTTAGGGAGATGCGATCGCACTAAGTTATTTTTTGCCTAAAGTACTCTTTTTAAGGCTACTATTACAGAAATTAGGAGGGATTTTGACTTATCATGAGCATGGAAATTCCGAACGAAGAAACCAGAGTGCGTCATCTTGCCAAAATGCGAGAACTCAACAGACGCATGGACAAACATATTATTGATTTGGATGAATTAAATGCTCGTCTGGAAGAGAATTTACGAGAACAACGCCGAAGAATTTTTAATGGTGGTGAAACCCAACAGATAACAGCATCATCGAATGAATAAGGAAAGTGGTTGTTAAACAGAGATCGCATTTGGTATATATGATTCTAGTGCGATCGCCTGAATATTGACTGGATTTTTAGGAGATGCGATCGCACTGAGCTATTTTTTGCCTAAAGTTCACTTTTTTTCGTTCTTTAGAAGTTTGAATTTATTTATCCTATTACGCAGTCCAAATTTGCTCGACAGTAAGATTTAATTCTGGAAAAGTACGAGAAACAATTTTATCAGTACCTCGGTAAGCCTTTGATTGATAAACCTTATTATTATCAAGCAGATAAACAAACACCGTAGGCTGTTTAGGATTACCAAGATAACTACGACTGGCGATCGCTAAATAATCAACAACCCAATATTCAGCAATACCAAGACGCTGATATTCATCCAGTTTATCCACGTAATCATCTTCCCAGTTAGTAGATACTACCTCCACAGCTAATTGAAGTGGTTCGAGTAGAGCAGAATGAGCAGAAAGATTTGAATCCCATAAAGTCTTATCCACTACACTAACATCAGGATGACGACCTTGTTCATTTTCCTCAGCATTTAGAGTCCTTACCATAATTCTACCTGAGACTCTATAGTTAAGGTTTAATCGCCTGACTTCTGCTTTTAATGAGTCGCTAATAAACTCTGCAACATTTTCATGCATCCTGGTGGGTAATATTCTCATTATTTCGCCATCGACTAACTCATAACGTCCTTCGTCAGGGAGCTGTTCTAAAAATTGAGCAAAAGTAAGCTTTTGTTGGGGTTGATTAGTGGTTAATGTCATGACGAGTTTTCTTGACAAGTCTTGATGAAGTTAATTTTAGTTTAGCTTTTCGCGATATTTAAGAACAGTCTTTTATGTGTGGCATAGTTTATCGTTTTCTGGCGCGATCGCATTTGATATCTACGATGTCTTGGCGATCGCCTAAATATTGTCTTAATTTTAGGGAGATGCGATCTCCGAATTTCGTTATTTAATATTTGCAGTTTTTCAAAAAGAAAAATAAGTGACAAATCATCTAAATATAAATCGTTGGAATTAATGTAGCTATTATTTAAAGTTGTGACTAGAGCTAAATAAAGCTCAATACCACCAAGTTATTAGGAAATTTAATTATGTCACAACAAAATGCTTTGGCATTCTTCACTCATGTAGAGCAAAATCCAACTTTAAAGCAAAAAGTACAGACAGCACCTAGCAAGGAAGAACTATTTAATATTGCTCAAGAAGCTGGTTATAGTTTTTCTGCTGATGACCTTAAAGCAATCTCTCAAGAATCTGAATCGGAGGAATTAAATGAACAAGAATTAGAAGCAGTAGCTGGAGGTACTGTAAAAGATATTGCAAGCGCAATTGTAGATACCGCCAAAGACGTTTTTGACGCACTTTGGTAATGATTATTGATAATAATTTCGTATTTTTCAAGATATTTATATCTTAAAAAGTGCAAAAAGCGATCGCCCTAATTATAAAAAAAGGCGATCGCTATTAATAGCTATAATCTAAATTTAATTGGGCTAGATTATTTCGTTATTGTTGGCAAATGTTTCTAGAGCAAGATCGGCTTGAATTAAGCCATAGCCACTTCCCTCATCATATCCAACACCAGATTGATTTGAAGCAGTAGGATACTCTATGTCGACTGCTGTTTGTTCTAAGGCTTGATAAATTTCTTCTGGTGTAGCTTCAGGATTAGCTTCTAATAGTAAAGCTGCTACCCCTGCTGCGTGTGGAGAAGCTGCTGATGTGCCAAAGAAATTAGGCGATCCATCTTCTTCTATATCTTGACCAAAGAAAGTCGTATTTATGCCGTCAGGAGCAACAAGATCTGGTTTTTGGCGGAATTCTGGCTCTGTCAAGCGATTTCCTTCACTGTCGAATAAAATTGGTGTTGTGCCTACAGAAGAAAAGAATTCTAATTCTTCAGGGGTTTGATACAAAGATGCTCCTACTGTTTCCACACCAGATACATTACGATGTGAGAAAATTGTAGAACCTTGAGTAGCATATTCAGCTTCAGCAGTTCCGAAAGCAAAATCAACATATTTAATCCGATTTGGCGGAGAACCTCCTGCAATAGTATTTTGACCGATCGCAAGTTTATATTCTCCTGGTTGTTCTGTAGAGTTAGTAAAGTCAATTATCTCTACTGCATCACTACCTATATTCGACTCTGCACCAAAAGCGACAATATTGTTTTCAGCATCTAAAACAAAAACATCTAGATCTCCGTTTGCACCTTTACCCCCCGCAGAAGCAAAAGGTTCATCCCATTGGAAAGAAAGAGAAGTTGATGCTCCAGGATCTAGAGTAAAGTCTTGAAAAACGTCTATTTCTGCATCTGGATTGAAATCATGAAATGTATAATTCTCAAGTCCTTTAATAGATTGCTCGGACGATTGTACGGGTCGAAATTCAGCTTCATAGGAGCTATCACCATAATTACCTGCTGATGCAAAGTAAGCAACTCCAGATTCAACTGCTCGCTCTGCTGCTTGAGCTACTACTCCATTTTGAAAGAAAGGTTCTTCTGTATAAATAACATCATCAATAATAATGTCCGCATCAGCAGCTACTAATTCATCAATCCCTTGAGCGAAATCATCTGCTCCATTAAAGCCTGTTCTAAAAATAATATTTGCCCCTGGTGCAACGTCATGAACTAGCTGGATCATTGCCCTACCTTCATCATTTAAAGCAAGGCTTGGCGCACTCAAAGCCAAAGAATTATCAGCCGAATCGTCTAATATATGGACTGTATCATTGTATCCATCAGGGTTTTGTTCTCCTGGTAAGTCTCCTGAAATCACATCGTCATCGGCAGTAATCTCAGTATCAAAAAAGCGATCGTAGCTATTAGACGATAGACCAACAGTAACTCCGCTGCCGTCTACACCAAATTTATTTCTGGCTTCTTCAACATTCATTACTTCTACACCCTGGCTCGTAACCGAGACAACAGATTCACTATCTGTATCTGCTTCAGGTATAGATTGTTCTTCAGCTACCGATTCATTTTGTTCTTCGGAAGCTGACGACGGTAAGCCTGTAGTAGTATCTTCGTTGAGAATATTGAATTGGTTTTCTATTTCTGATGAATTAATAAAATCGTCCTTATTAATTTTGTCTGCTGATACATTTTTAACTGTTGCTAATATCTCATTTGTATCTGCTAAGGAAATAATAGTTCCTTCATCTCCCTGAGTTATACTTAGCTGTTCAAAAGAAAACTGTTCGCCAAATCTGGGAGTAGGAGTCAATACAAATCGATCTTTACCATCTTCAAAATCTAAAACAGTATCCTGTCCAGTATTAGGAACAAGGGCAAAGTAATCATTTCCTTCGTCTCCGGTAAGATTATCATTACCTTCTAAACCTCTGAGCAAGTCGCTACCCGTACCGCCAAAAAGCAGATCGTTATCGTCACCGCCTTCTACTTGGTCATTCCCTTCTCCACCATTAAGATAATCGTTACCTTTACCGCCGTTTAATCCGTCATTACCATTACCGCCTTCAATATTATCGTTGCCACCATAGCCCAGAACAATATCTTTGCCAGCTTCTCCTGCTAGAAGATCGTTACCATCACCACTAGAAAGCCAATCGTCGCCTTCTCCTCCATTGAGAGTATTGTTCCCAGCTTGTTCTTGACGAGAAACACTGACTACTAAATGGTCGCTACCTTCGTTACCGAGAAGCAAATTATTACCTCGACCACTTGCGAGACTATCATTACCTGCTCCGCCAAAGAGAGAATCATTACCATCTTTGCCAATTAGAATATCATCACCAGCAAACCCCAGAACAGGATCGTCATTTGAGGTGGCAATCTTTGTTTCAGCTTCTGAAGTACCAAGAATAACTGAATCTGTATTAGAGAAGTTGGTATTGTCTATATTTTCATTACTCATAATTGTCGATCACTTAGCTTTTAATTTAAATAAATTAAGTAGTTTGTCAGTCTAAATAATTTACCAACAGTATTTATGGAAATATGCTCATGAGCAATGATTTTTTTTTAGGTATATCTCCAGTTTATTTATGTAGAGATTAGAAGCAAAAAACGTTAATAGTAACCAAAAATAAGAGATTGTTTTAAATATTGCTCCATCGTAGATTTATAAATGTCAGCTAGATTTTGAACTAACGAAAATAATAAACACAAAAACTAAAGGAGAAACACAAATGTCTAAAGCTAACTTAGAACAATTACGTCAAGAAGTAGCACAATATCCTGCTTTGCAAGAACGATTAAACCAAGCAAGTGATAATGATAGCTTGATTGCTCTAATTACTGAAGTAGGTCAAGAAAAAGGATACAGCTTCACTCGACAAGAGGTCGAAGAGTATATTAATGAAATGAATACTTCCCAAGAAATTAGTGAAGAGCAATTAGAAGCTATTGCTGGAGGAGCAGCGAAAGCTGATGGCTGGGTTAATGTTATTGCTTGTTTTTAGTTAGATATGAATAAAAAGGTTTGCTAGCATTAGCAAACCTTTTTGGTTAACCATCAAAGCTAGCTATTAACAATTCTGTAAATTTAATAGCTAGCCTTAAATATTGATTTTTTATTACTGTGTTGTCAAATTGAATACTATTCAAGCTTATGAATTATCCAATAAAATCATGCATAAAATCTTTTGTTCCTGATTCACAGTATAGTTTAGTTTCTCATAAATCATTCTCTTTTATTGATTCTATAACCAATATTTTGCCTGCTTTCACAACTGCTATATTAGAATGCCGTTTGCAAGATAATCAACCCAGGGTAGATTTGGAAGTAAATTTATCGAGTAAATCTTATATAAATTTATCAGAAGAGTTATTAAAATATCCTGAATGGCAATTTTGCAACAATATATATCACGATTGGGTCAAAAATAATGATTTATTAGCTGAAAAAGTAAAACATATTTGGCTTGAATTTGATATTGAAGAAAACTCATCTTTAATTCCGTTACCGTGTATTTTTTTAGGCTTAAACCGAAATAAGTTCAATCATAAAATTCTAATTGAAATAAGTTTTAGACTATTAAACCGCCAATTATCCTTTGCTTTTAAATCGAATCTTAAACATTGCGTCAATTGTTTACCATCAAAAACTTGCGTATTCTACTTAGGAGCAATGTTATCTCGTTCAGAACAGACAATAAGATTTGTCAGCCTAATACCCTCAGATCAAATATCGGACTATTTGAAACGAATTGGTTGGTCTGGTTCTCAAGAAAAGATTAAATCTTTACTTTCAAAATTATCTGAATTTACGGATTATATGTGTTTAAGCTATGACGTAGGAGAAATTGTTATGTCTAGAATTGGATTAGAATGTTATTTGCCAGAGCAACCAAAATATGAGTCTCGATGGAAATTATTTTTAGATTATTTGGTAAAGTTAAATTTATGCAGCGAATTTAAACGAAATACACTTTTAGAATGGTCTGGATACTCTAAAAAAGTATCAAAATCAGCATCATTATTTCAGGATAATAATAAATTAAAGTGGGAAAATATTTTCTTAGAGCAAAGAGAACCTGTTGCTTTTATAAGAAAAATTAGTCATGTGAAGATTGTTTGCAATTCTGATGGCACATTAGAAGCTAAAGCTTATTTACATCTTTGTCATGAGCCTATAAATTTAAAGTTGGATAGGTAATAAGTTGGATATTGAAATACGGACAACTAAAAGCTAATGTCAACACAATAAATTGTTTGCTCGATTGTTTTAATAATTAGTTAATGAGAACAAGTAATGCTTACTTCAGAAAAAAATCCTGGTTTTGTTTCCTTCGCAAATGAAAAAATATCAATAGATACCGTCGGAAAAACAATAGTTAAAAATGGTGCTAACAAAAACTTATCAAAAATAGCAAAAACATCAAACAAGCATTTCGAGCTTATTATAATGCCAACAGAAAAATGTAATTTTCGTTGTACTTACTGCTACGAAGATTTTACAGCAGGACGAATGAAGCCCGAAATAATTTCAGCAATTAAAAAACTTCTAAAGAGAAGAGCTGGCGATTTAGAAACTTTGCATATTTCTTGGTTTGGTGGTGAGCCTCTAGTAGCCAAAAACATTGTTTTAGAAATCTCTGAATATAGTAAGCATCTAGCCTCAC
This DNA window, taken from Pleurocapsa sp. FMAR1, encodes the following:
- a CDS encoding PAS domain-containing sensor histidine kinase codes for the protein MAFDKNIPEQYNSKLQLQQQNPPQFGFDLVSQREVTAKIPRKPENQFQTLIEKTSVAILVIQEEKICYANPIAELTMGYSRSQLSIDSDFYHQLNPKAYKPDNLKQNYSEELKIEVKGDRECWLKCWWETIEWECQPAVMITAFDVTEYKQKEAKTQQALTAEKELNHNQGKFVSMVSHEFRTPLNIISFSTSLLKRHLNQWNEAKQLKYLNRLQTAVEHLSHLMDEVLIIGRAEAGKLNFNPQLLNLNSFCHSLLAEINLSQPNHQKIDFVNLSKRKTILADKKLLKLVLVNLLGNAIKYSPADSTIKFSVSWDNEQIVFEIADCGIGISPDEQPKIFEPFHRSNNVGDLPGHGLGLAIAKKLVELQGGQISLESQVDLGSTFVVKIPLKSPQILVSRE
- a CDS encoding response regulator encodes the protein MNKILIIEDERETRDMFIEALTEEGFETIGAKNGRVGIQKTQKYLPDLIICDVTMPELNGYQVLTTLRQNPRTAAIPFIFMSALSDEAERHEAMRLGANDYLTKPCTVEKLLQAIAKFFNSIDRQRI
- a CDS encoding response regulator transcription factor, encoding MSKVLVIEDEAQTREIFLDCLEAEGFEGIEAKNGRIGVEKAREQSPDLVVCDILLPELNGYEVLKTLRQNPITATIPFIFLTGKAGKAELRQGMQMGADDYLTKPSTAEEFLDAIATQLAKREALKQLYAAQFQQLTSEVEADSNSILPSTPNPQLQEIFDYIEAHYHESISLIDVATSVGYSSAYLTDLVKRQTGTSINRWIIKRRLAAAEALLQETNYSIEQIAEEIGYLNPGHFFRQFRKYVGTTPKVWRKAHRGY
- a CDS encoding Uma2 family endonuclease; this translates as MTLTTNQPQQKLTFAQFLEQLPDEGRYELVDGEIMRILPTRMHENVAEFISDSLKAEVRRLNLNYRVSGRIMVRTLNAEENEQGRHPDVSVVDKTLWDSNLSAHSALLEPLQLAVEVVSTNWEDDYVDKLDEYQRLGIAEYWVVDYLAIASRSYLGNPKQPTVFVYLLDNNKVYQSKAYRGTDKIVSRTFPELNLTVEQIWTA
- a CDS encoding Nif11-like leader peptide family RiPP precursor; this translates as MSQQNALAFFTHVEQNPTLKQKVQTAPSKEELFNIAQEAGYSFSADDLKAISQESESEELNEQELEAVAGGTVKDIASAIVDTAKDVFDALW
- a CDS encoding S8 family serine peptidase, encoding MSNENIDNTNFSNTDSVILGTSEAETKIATSNDDPVLGFAGDDILIGKDGNDSLFGGAGNDSLASGRGNNLLLGNEGSDHLVVSVSRQEQAGNNTLNGGEGDDWLSSGDGNDLLAGEAGKDIVLGYGGNDNIEGGNGNDGLNGGKGNDYLNGGEGNDQVEGGDDNDLLFGGTGSDLLRGLEGNDNLTGDEGNDYFALVPNTGQDTVLDFEDGKDRFVLTPTPRFGEQFSFEQLSITQGDEGTIISLADTNEILATVKNVSADKINKDDFINSSEIENQFNILNEDTTTGLPSSASEEQNESVAEEQSIPEADTDSESVVSVTSQGVEVMNVEEARNKFGVDGSGVTVGLSSNSYDRFFDTEITADDDVISGDLPGEQNPDGYNDTVHILDDSADNSLALSAPSLALNDEGRAMIQLVHDVAPGANIIFRTGFNGADDFAQGIDELVAADADIIIDDVIYTEEPFFQNGVVAQAAERAVESGVAYFASAGNYGDSSYEAEFRPVQSSEQSIKGLENYTFHDFNPDAEIDVFQDFTLDPGASTSLSFQWDEPFASAGGKGANGDLDVFVLDAENNIVAFGAESNIGSDAVEIIDFTNSTEQPGEYKLAIGQNTIAGGSPPNRIKYVDFAFGTAEAEYATQGSTIFSHRNVSGVETVGASLYQTPEELEFFSSVGTTPILFDSEGNRLTEPEFRQKPDLVAPDGINTTFFGQDIEEDGSPNFFGTSAASPHAAGVAALLLEANPEATPEEIYQALEQTAVDIEYPTASNQSGVGYDEGSGYGLIQADLALETFANNNEII
- a CDS encoding Nif11-like leader peptide family natural product precursor, which gives rise to MSKANLEQLRQEVAQYPALQERLNQASDNDSLIALITEVGQEKGYSFTRQEVEEYINEMNTSQEISEEQLEAIAGGAAKADGWVNVIACF